A single region of the Vicia villosa cultivar HV-30 ecotype Madison, WI linkage group LG4, Vvil1.0, whole genome shotgun sequence genome encodes:
- the LOC131595416 gene encoding plant UBX domain-containing protein 4-like isoform X1 has protein sequence MASRDHKKPSNSNSRTGRIRTLSDLNRPSNDSDSDSDGPQEYYTGGEKSGMLVQDPSKGNDVDAIFNQARQLGAVERPLDQLQEPPRSTSFAGTGRLLSGETVQNASNSQQQPESVVHNIVFWSNGFTVNDGPLRRLDDPANASFLESIKKSECPKELEPADRRSAVNVNLIRRNENYRQQEPERAQVSFQGVGRTLGSSSNSVAPDPSVASTTPLTSAPPPSAGLVVDQSLPSTSIQLRLADGTRLISHFNNHHTIGEIRAFIDASRPGGRQGYQLQMMGFPPKVLADETQTIEQAGLANSVVIQKF, from the exons ATGGCGTCACGAGACCACAAGAAGCCATCTAACAGTAACAGTAGAACTGGCAGAATCCGCACGCTCTCCGATCTCAACCGACCATCCAACGATTCCGACAGCGACTCCGATGGCCCTCAGGAGTATTACACCGGCGGCGAGAAAAG TGGAATGCTTGTCCAGGACCCTTCCAAAGGAAATGACGTGGATGCAATTTTCAACCAAGCTAGGCAACTTGGAGCTGTAGAAAGGCCTCTTGATCAGCTTCAAGAACCTCCAAGGTCAACAAGCTTTGCTGGAACTGGCAGGTTACTCTCGGGGGAAACTGTACAGAATGCTTCTAACTCTCAGCAGCAACCTGAGTCTGTTGTTCACAACATTGTTTTTTGGAGTAACGGTTTCACCGTAAATGATGGACCTTTGAGGAGATTGGATGATCCTGCAAATGCCTCATTTTTGGAG AGCATTAAAAAATCTGAATGCCCCAAAGAGCTTGAGCCTGCAGATAGGAGGTCAGCTGTAAATGTAAACCTCATAAGGAGGAATGAGAACTATCGT CAACAGGAACCAGAAAGGGCCCAAGTTTCATTTCAGGGAGTGGGAAGAACACTTGGAAGCAGCTCCAATTCAGTGGCACCTGACCCAAGTGTGGCATCGACAACTCCTCTCACCTCAGCTCCACCCCCTTCTGCTGGTCTTGTGGTTGACCAGTCATTGCCATCAACCTCAATACAGCTCAGGTTAGCTGATGGAACCCGATTGATATCACATTTCAATAATCACCACACAATCGGCGAAATCCGGGCCTTCATTGATGCATCTAGACCTGGCGGACGACAGGGTTATCAACTTCAGATGATGGGATTTCCCCCAAAGGTTCTAGCTGATGAAACACAGACTATAGAGCAAGCAGGGTTGGCAAATTCAGTTGTCATACAGAAATTTTAG
- the LOC131595416 gene encoding plant UBX domain-containing protein 4-like isoform X2 — MASRDHKKPSNSNSRTGRIRTLSDLNRPSNDSDSDSDGPQEYYTGGEKSGMLVQDPSKGNDVDAIFNQARQLGAVERPLDQLQEPPRSTSFAGTGRLLSGETVQNASNSQQQPESVVHNIVFWSNGFTVNDGPLRRLDDPANASFLESIKKSECPKELEPADRRSAVNVNLIRRNENYREPERAQVSFQGVGRTLGSSSNSVAPDPSVASTTPLTSAPPPSAGLVVDQSLPSTSIQLRLADGTRLISHFNNHHTIGEIRAFIDASRPGGRQGYQLQMMGFPPKVLADETQTIEQAGLANSVVIQKF; from the exons ATGGCGTCACGAGACCACAAGAAGCCATCTAACAGTAACAGTAGAACTGGCAGAATCCGCACGCTCTCCGATCTCAACCGACCATCCAACGATTCCGACAGCGACTCCGATGGCCCTCAGGAGTATTACACCGGCGGCGAGAAAAG TGGAATGCTTGTCCAGGACCCTTCCAAAGGAAATGACGTGGATGCAATTTTCAACCAAGCTAGGCAACTTGGAGCTGTAGAAAGGCCTCTTGATCAGCTTCAAGAACCTCCAAGGTCAACAAGCTTTGCTGGAACTGGCAGGTTACTCTCGGGGGAAACTGTACAGAATGCTTCTAACTCTCAGCAGCAACCTGAGTCTGTTGTTCACAACATTGTTTTTTGGAGTAACGGTTTCACCGTAAATGATGGACCTTTGAGGAGATTGGATGATCCTGCAAATGCCTCATTTTTGGAG AGCATTAAAAAATCTGAATGCCCCAAAGAGCTTGAGCCTGCAGATAGGAGGTCAGCTGTAAATGTAAACCTCATAAGGAGGAATGAGAACTATCGT GAACCAGAAAGGGCCCAAGTTTCATTTCAGGGAGTGGGAAGAACACTTGGAAGCAGCTCCAATTCAGTGGCACCTGACCCAAGTGTGGCATCGACAACTCCTCTCACCTCAGCTCCACCCCCTTCTGCTGGTCTTGTGGTTGACCAGTCATTGCCATCAACCTCAATACAGCTCAGGTTAGCTGATGGAACCCGATTGATATCACATTTCAATAATCACCACACAATCGGCGAAATCCGGGCCTTCATTGATGCATCTAGACCTGGCGGACGACAGGGTTATCAACTTCAGATGATGGGATTTCCCCCAAAGGTTCTAGCTGATGAAACACAGACTATAGAGCAAGCAGGGTTGGCAAATTCAGTTGTCATACAGAAATTTTAG